From a region of the Mauremys mutica isolate MM-2020 ecotype Southern chromosome 12, ASM2049712v1, whole genome shotgun sequence genome:
- the LOC123347039 gene encoding olfactory receptor 6N1-like — MAERDWGNQTAITEFIILGFGDLPDLKILLFLMFQVIYMATVAGNTLIVVLVVADQHLHTPMYFFLGNLSCLETCYTSTILPRLLASLLTGDKTISVSGCFTQLYFFGSLGCIECYLLAAMSYDRYLAICKPLHYSTLMNSRFCLQLAAGSWLNGFLAVTIFFLFLSQLIFCGPNEIDHFYCDVIPLMELSCSDTHLVILLDFILVSVFTLPPFLLTLISYVCIIATILRIPSTSGRQKAFSTCSSHLIVVTIFYGSIMIVYLLPKHDTLRDLNKVVSLCYTVLTPLVNPLIYSLRNREVKEALCKAISIYLAFTETCRDSKRIT, encoded by the coding sequence atggcagagagagactgggGAAACCAAACGGCCATCACAGAATTCATCATTCTGGGATTCGGGGATCTCCCTGACCTgaaaattcttctcttcctgatgtTCCAAGTGATCTACATGGCAACCGTGGCTGGGAACACTCTCATCGTGGTGCTCGTTGTGGCTGaccagcaccttcacacccccatgtacttcttcctgggcaacttgtcctgcttggaaaCCTGCTACACCTCAACCATCCTGCCCAGGTTGCTGGCCAGTCTGCTGACTGGGGACAAAACCATCTCAGTCAGTGGCTGCTTCACACAACTGTATTTCTTTGGTTCTCTGGGATGTATAGAATGTTATCTCCTAGCagcgatgtcttatgatcggtatttagcgatatgtaaacccctgcactATTCAACTCTTATGAATAGTAGGTTTTGCCTCCAATTGGCTGCTGGGTCATGGTTAAATGGTTTTTTGGCTGTTACCATCTTTTTCTTATTCCTATCACAGTTAATATTCTGTGGCccaaatgaaattgaccatttctattgTGATGTCATCCCACTGATGgaactctcctgcagtgacacccaCCTGGTCATATTGCTGGATTTCATATTAGTCTCTGTATTCACCCTGCCTCCATTCCTACTAACCCTGATATCCTATGTGTGCATTATcgccaccatcctgagaatcccttccaccagtgggaggcaaaaggccttttccacctgctcctctcacctgatTGTGGTAACAATTTTCTATGGATCCATAATGATTGTATACCTGCTGCCGAAACATGATACACTGCGAGACCTGAACAAAGTGGTCTCTCTTTgctacacagtcctgactcccctggtaaaccccctcatctacagcctgagaaacagagaggtcaaggaagccTTGTGCAAAGCAATCAGTATATATCTGGCTTTCACCGAAACGTGCAGAGACTCCAAGAGAATAACTTAG